GATGTACCAACACTTTCAGCAATCGATGGAGTGGACATTTAATTTGTTAACGAGGTCAAATACTGTGTTAAGCGACAATGATCGGCAATCGCTTTGTGACTCAACTCGTTGGCACGGCGAAATCGCCCCAGGAAATGCCCCAGGCTTTCGCCTTCGTAGGCTTTCACTCGGAATACCCAACTCTCCGATTCCATCACTGGTACTCCGCTGCCGCTTGCGTGAGTAGGTTGAGATCAATGTGCGATCGCTCCTGTAACAACGCTTTTCGGGCCGCATTGCGCAGAATTTCATCCAGTAAGCCCAGGTAGCCACGAGTCACCGTTCCTAGAATCTTTTGCATAGGCGCACTGGTCAGATTTGAGGGCTGGGGCAATTTCAACACATACTCTTCCCAGATAGCAGTTGTATCTTCCAATGTCTGACTATCAAAGCGGTGGAACCGATGACATGCCTAGAGGCGGTTATGCACCTGCTCATCCCGCCGCACTACCGCCTCTAGGCGATCTGTACCCACGAGTACAACGGAGATGTCAAGCAGGTCGAAAATGTCCCGAATCTCTGAGAAGGTTTTGGGGCGAAACCGATGCGCTTCATCCAGGATGATCATTTCGACCTGACACGATCGCAGCAGGCGATAGACACGATCGCGTAGGTCCGAAATTGTACCGTTAGTGATGCGGTATTTCAAACGCTCTAATAGCCCCACAAACAATTC
This region of Trichocoleus desertorum NBK24 genomic DNA includes:
- a CDS encoding TniB family NTP-binding protein; the encoded protein is MQRQCFVELEAVQQFHTWLDDKRHCRQACRVIGDSRTGKTLACDAYRLKYAAQPPSGDAPSLPVIYWHATTETGQRELFVGLLERLKYRITNGTISDLRDRVYRLLRSCQVEMIILDEAHRFRPKTFSEIRDIFDLLDISVVLVGTDRLEAVVRRDEQVHNRL